A section of the Xiphias gladius isolate SHS-SW01 ecotype Sanya breed wild chromosome 8, ASM1685928v1, whole genome shotgun sequence genome encodes:
- the rassf7a gene encoding ras association domain-containing protein 7 — protein sequence MELKVWVDGVVRVVCGLSEETSCQDVVIALAQAIGQTGRYVLIQRLRDTERQLLATERPLESLAKLGQHGSEVQFFLRRTGPSSSDGPGSKQDRPTPLPLPKHPEPESSKRSQPKKALTFNLGPSTSPRTKTKQFKRSPRDSPEQRASPSTSPSPLSPPVPSPSPSPPMGPSKDEVFRKVLQQQERLKAIEAQLEALERDTRTWERPYPSPCPSPVSDTRLQEEMDTLEQVMRRNQAELAHEQYWEEELQAEVERERGMRRKLGELHAKLDDCGRRLHEFSVRSAQLDQEIQQESQAEGRACRPEESLNAVKAELQSQERQGTELEEQLSETDKALGKAESLLQAKQEELEELNKELRQCNLQQFIQQTGVLPAHTHSRTELQEQLEQLELAHLLQDGYRNGSRSATPVESPPRPTAKQFLGHPRNLQNPLVSSLNPEVLTSREPSWR from the exons ATGGAGCTCAAAGTTTGGGTGGACGGAGTGGTGCGGGTGGTATGCGGCTTATCCGAGGAGACGTCCTGCCAGGATGTGGTCATTGCTCTGGCACAGGCCATTG GTCAGACAGGCCGTTACGTTCTGATCCAGCGTCTTagggacacagagaggcagCTGTTGGCCACAGAGAGGCCTCTGGAGTCTCTGGCTAAGTTAGGCCAACACGGCAGTGAAGTTCAGTTCTTTCTCCGCCGCACTGGCCCCAGCAGCAGTGATGGACCTGGCTCAAAACAAGACAGACCAACTCCCCTTCCACTGCCCAAGCATCCTGAGCCAGAGTCTTCAAAACGCAGCCAGCCTAAGAAAGCGCTCACCTTTAACCTGGGGCCATCCACCTCTCCTAGAACCAAAACCAAACAGTTTAAGAGGTCTCCTCGGGACTCTCCAGAACAGAGAGCCTCTCCCTCCACTTCTCCTAGCCCTTTATCCCCCCCTGTGccatctccctctccttcacCACCTATGGGCCCATCCAAAGACGAGGTCTTTAGGAAAGTTCTTCAGCAACAGGAGAGACTAAAGGCCATTGAGGCGCAGCTAGAAGCCCTAGAAAGGGACACACGTACCTGGGAGCGTCCCTACCCGTCTCCCTGTCCCTCACCAGTCTCTGACACTCGTTTGCAGGAAGAGATGGACACTCTGGAGCAAGTGATGCGGAGGAACCAGGCCGAGCTTGCCCACGAGCAGTACTGGGAGGAGGAGCTTCAagcagaggtggagagagagcgaggaaTGAGGAGGAAGCTGGGGGAGCTCCATGCCAAGCTAGACGACTGTGGACGACGGCTCCACGAGTTCTCGGTCCGCTCTGCTCAGCTGGATCAAGAGATCCAGCAGGAAAGCCAGGCAGAAGGTAGAGCCTGCCGGCCTGAGGAGTCCCTCAATGCTGTGAAGGCAGAGCTCCAAAGCCAGGAGAGGCAGGGGacagagctggaggagcagctATCTGAGACTGATAAGGCTCTGGGGAAGGCGGAGTCTCTGCTGCAG GCCaaacaggaggagctggaggagctgaatAAAGAGCTGAGGCAGTGTAACCTGCAGCAGTTTATTCAACAGACGGGTGTCCTGCCAGCGCACACCCACTCACGCACTGAGCTTCAGGAGCAACTAGAGCAGTTAGAGCTTGCACATCTTCTGCAAGATGGATACAGGAATGGAA gCCGCAGTGCAACTCCAGTGGAATCCCCTCCTCGCCCTACTGCCAAACAGTTCCTGGGACATCCACGCAACCTGCAAAACCCTCTAGTGTCCAGTCTCAACCCtgagg TCCTGACATCCCGAGAGCCGTCATGGAGATAA